Genomic DNA from Fusarium keratoplasticum isolate Fu6.1 chromosome 2, whole genome shotgun sequence:
ATGGTCAGGCCCAGTATATCAAGGACtccgaagacgaggaagaggacgatgGGTTCCAGCAGTGGCTTGGCGATCCCACTAGCCCAAGCCCACGGCGGGTTCAGCGCCTCAAGTCTGTTACCCCTGTAAAGAGAAAACGCCCTGATTCTGCCTCCAAGGCCCGGCATCAGCCAGAGGAACCGATCGCCACCCGTGAGGACTCCATAGTCCCGCAGACACCACGGAAGCGCACCAAGTCAGCGGAGATTCCTTCATCAAGCCAGCTCTCTGCACCGCCAAGCATATCGTCCATGGCTAGCCTCATGATGGATCGCTACGGCGCCCCTGACCAGGTGGATGTCACTCCAGTCAAAGGAAAGGGGTCTTCGCCGGCTGCCACATCACCGCTTAAGGAGTTTACTGGAAAGCCGCGTGTTGCAACTACCCCTCGACGTCACGAGCGCATCATCCAGGACTCTTATGCCACCGAGAGCTGGGGCTCGCTTGCTCGTACTCCTCTCCGGGAACTGCCCGTTGACTCGCCAAACAAGACTCCAAAGTCGGTAATTGAGCCGCTCgagtcctcctcggtcttgaGCGAGATGGAGACACCCACAAAGCCAAGGCGCAGAGGCGAGAGCACCGAGCTGGGTGGAAGCCAGAGAAGGGACAGGGACGGCAGCCCCACGCCTAGAAGGAAAATGAAGTTGGTGTCTCCAGGTCAAGGGAAGAAAAGGGTCCTTCTCGAGATTCCCGActcggaagatgaggatgacgacgactttGGAGAGAACGACGAGAACTTTGACGGTGGCGACGAAAACGACGAAAACAACGAAAACACTTTCGTTGCTGGACCTGAAACTCAGTTTGTCATGAACGAGATTGCCTCATCTGAGGAAGCATTGTCCAGGACACCTACTCAAGCAGATCCCTCTGGTAGTGGCATCCGTCGAAGGGTCCTTGGCGAAGTCTCAACTGGGGAGTCTTCAAGTTCACGGCTTGAagcctcgacatcatcaccaccacttcCGCCTCTCAGCTCACGACCAACCACACTTCCTGCCCTCTCACCAACGCCCAAACCTTCGCGTCGCCCAGCGAAGCGTCTTCGGAAACCTATTCATCGCCCTGCCCCTCCGACTCAAACTCAACCCCTTGAATCTCAGCGTGTACCCCTCGCGACTCTACAGTCTCTCCCACCCGCTTCTGCTCGCACCGATGTCCTCCTCCCGCTCTCTCAAGATATGCTGGACGATGTCATCGAGGGATTCCGGGTTGCCCTTGTGCTCCCTTTCAAGATCCCTGCCCAAGTCGTCCGCTTCTGGCTGTATGATGGAGAGCTGCTCCGTTTCCTCGCCTGCGCAGAGCCTGGCCGTGTGACCGAGGGCCCAGCATGGCGTTATCACCTAACTCAGGTGTATGAGCTCAACAACCCCGTTGAAGGCGACGACATGCGCGAAGAGGGTTGGGTCGAGGGTGATATCGGTCGTTACATCTATATCCCGCCTGCTGTTGTCGGTCAGTTGCTCTGGAACCTCCGACACGCCATCTTCGATGAGAACGACAACGGAGACGGCGCCACTCAGTCCCAGGCCCCGAcgcaagatgatgacgagagtGGAAGAGTCGACCTCTTTGCCAACTCGTCACAGGCTCACGCGAGGGATAAGAACCCTGCGCCTACACCGAGCATGAGCGTCTCTCAGCAGGTTGAAGCTCAACTCAAGAGCGACATTGCCCACTCTACCCAGTTTCCTACCTCGGACGACATCCTCGTTCCCTCTACACCCGAGGAGGAAAACAGCAATAAGCAGGATGCGACTCCTCCAACTACCCACGTCCCGTCGTCTCCTGCAACTATCaaacctcctcctccacgaaCCCCTTTTGCGGCATCCTCCTACCGTGCCTCCCGGCCTCCTCTCAGCAGTACGGTTAAACCTTCGACTGTCCGCCCCTCCCAGGCGACGACTGTCTCACAGGCCTCGACCCCAGAGAAGAACTCGTCGGCGTCACTTCACCGTCCAGACCTACACTCGTCTAGCAGCATTGGCTTCCCTGAAGGCCTACTGGACGACGATGGCCCTTCCTCACCACCTCTGCGTCTACCACCTGGCTACGCTGCGGGCTCGTCGCAGCTTCTGACAAAGAGTCAGATGCTGCCTGATAGCCTTGTCCGCGACGATGCGAGAGTTCCTCCCGAGATTTGGGACTctgacgaagatgatgagcgACTATAGTACTTGATAGAGAGAGATGGGAGGTTTACTGTCTGTCTCGTTGCAAGATTTGTGATTTTTGTATTGATGAGCATGGCGTATCATTGACGTCTAAACATGTATGAACGGCAAGCCTTGGCGTTGGGAGTATGTATCTATCCGATAGGAATTGAGGACTGGTTCCCTCAACATGGATCAACAGGGTTGGATCGGAAATGGAATGGAAAGGAATGGTTTACAGTACCAAGATAATTACCATAAATGAATCAAATCGTGTCAAAAAAAAGCCCAAACTCACTCAATTTCAGATAAAGTCTATAACTACTGCGCTTGATTGAGGCGTTACTTGTTCACAACCCATCTTCCCTTTTCCCCTAGGAGCCTCTCTCCCATCCTCCAATCCATCCCAGAGATGGGAGGAAGACGTATGAAATTCTGTCGTACCGTCTGTTCCCTCAGTTCTCATCAAAATTCCCTGCGCCTGGATTCCACCTAAGCCATGAATGCAATGTTTGTGTTGTTTCTGTGGGCACGCGGCAAACAAAACCCGCCCTTTCTATTTCCTTCcttcattcattcatccCAGCGCGCCATCATCGAGATAGGTAATGTCGTGTCGTGACGGCATCAAGCGAGTATGAGAACTTTTCTTGCCAATTCGTCCAAAAAAGGAATTACCGGTATCATTTGCTCTGTAATGCATGGGGCGTCCATTGACATGCCCCTGATCAGCTCCAACGCCGCGTCACCTTCCTCGGTATTACATCTTTCGCCCCTTCAGGACTGATAGACCAATTTAAGACAGATGGAACGCCCCTTGGCCTTCCTTGACTGCCGTGAAAAGCTGCTTCTTCATGATATCAATGGTGGAGTAGTCGGGGAGCTTCAAGTAGTTCACACAAGTCATGACACTGGGAAGGTAGTCATCAGACGTGTAGGGGTGCTCGCTGGGCTTGCACACCACCGTGAACATGGGTGTCAAAGACTTGAATCCTAAAAGAATATCAGAAACAGCTCGAAAAGACAGACATGTCATGCTCACCTCCAATCGGAAGTTTGGGGCTTCCAGTTGTGAACTGCAAGAAATCGCGACGCTGTGCAGCATCAAAATCGCTCATTGTATGGAGCAAGTTCTTGACGCTCTTGCTGTCCATGTTGTAGCCGTGATCCGCCTTGATAGAGTCGAGGAGAGCTAGTGATGTGTTAGCAATTGCCGAACAATTAACCTGAAGGAATCATACTCTCAAGAGACCAGTCTTCATCGACTCGGCCAAACAAAGTCACAAGCTCGTCTGGGGTAAAGGCACTCAACGCCGAGTAAGGGAACACCTGCGAGAATCCGGTGCGGAAGGCATCAACCTGCCGGCGAACACCAGAGCCAAGAGTCATGTCGATGACCTTCTCGAGGTACGAGTCCACGTTGTCAATGGTGACTCGTTTTTGGGAGCCGTTGCTCTCCAGATCGATGCTGGGATAGCCGGGCAAGGTAAAGTCAAGACACAGGTCATCGATCTTGACTCCGTCAATGACAATGTTCTCGGTGTCGGTCACCTTTTGCGCCGCCGTTCGAGCAGGATCCTCGTCAAtttccttcttggcaagGGCGAACCTCTTGATCGCCTTCAGTGAGCGCGCCAGACCGGGATCAACGATCTTGACAGCTCCCAGTGATGGCTTCACTCCACTCAAAGTCGCGTCTCCGATCCGGAAGAAGATTGGGTTGAAGTGAAGATCAATGATGCGAGAGTCGATCATGGATCGTGCAACAAACTTTCCAAGCATCTTGAACAGATGCAGAATACGCTCGCCGTTGGGTGTTCCGGCTTCCTCGTCACTCTGAGGTCGTGGGAAAAGACCAGTAGCGCCAGAAACGAATTCGTCCGAGCCGTTTGAATCCATCTCGCGCCAGAGCTTAAGCTTCCTCTTCGAAAATTCCTTCGAGACCGTCGAGTAGAATTCAAGCGTGGGACCAAGACCCGTGCCCACCTCCTCAAAGTACTCAACCTCCAGGATGCTCTGAGAGGCACCGTATAGCTCCATCACCTTCAACGCAGATTCCAGAATCTTTTGGCGAGATATCCGAACCTTCTGTCGCTGAAGTCGGCCCAAGAACGGCCGCTCATTGTTCCGGTCTCGTCTGTTGTCCTCCCCTGACTGTGTATTCTGCCACCTGGTCATCGATCGAGCATATCCGAAAGATGTGGactggaggaagagatgcCGAGTCTCGAATGGGAAGAGGAAGGGGTACAGTCGTGCCAGGTCTTCGGACCAACTGGGCAGACAGTTGCTGGCCACGATCAGGGGCTCCTCCAGTTGGCGGTTGAGCTTAGCGGTGAGCTTGGTGTTCACAAATTGAGACAGCGGCTCAACGTTGAGACCGATGATGCTGGTCTTATGCTCGACTAGAACATCCTCAATATTGGAATTGAGATCATGGAGGATGTTTAACAGACGCAGGATCGATGCTGTGGTCGGATGCTTCGCAAGCGATGCAGGAATGCCGTGCTCGTCCTCTCCATCAGCCTCAACATTGGACGTGAAGGAAAGGGTTTCAGCTGGGGGAGGTCCAGGCACGCGCTTAAACTTGATGGGGTGCACAGTCGACCAGATGCTTCGGCTAAGGTGCTCATCTGAGTTGGATGCCGAGGTATGAACGGCCCGGTATATGGTAGTCTCGTTGGGGATCAGCTTGCTATCGAGACTAAACTCGATATGCCAGTCCTGGGGTACAGACTGGAGAGCTGAGGAATAAGACAAGGGTCGTGACGACGCTGAAGGTGTCGGTGTACCATGGCCTCCGGAAGGCCCGCCGGCACGGCTAGGTGCACCGGATCCAGTGGGAGTTGCGATTCTCGTGCCATCCTCCTTGCGTGCCGTCACATGTCCACCAGTAGCAACCTCCATGTTGACAGCGGAGGTGTCATCCGGTGTCGATTCCTCCTCCATATCTTCTTCCAATTCGCCAACAATGGCATCCAGGGCACTGCTCTCAccagcatcctcatcgtcggtcAGCTGCTTCTCATCAGCGCACTCTAGTGTGTCTTGCATCTCATCAGAGTCTGCTGGCGGAGGACGGGGAGGCGGAGGTGTACTTGTGGCGGCATGTCGTCGTGCAGATCGCCGAAGAACGCCCTTGTCCCGAGACGGTCCAGCAGATTGATCTGGGGTCGCGGGGGCAGGCTGAGACTTGAGCTTTCGCAGTGGCCGAGAGCTGGATGGGGTTGGGGCGGCGGGAGGTGGCGGAATAGGAGGTCCTCCGGAGAATGGACTTGTTCGCTCCGCAGCGGCCAGACGGGCAGCAGCCGCGCTACTAAGCGGGAGGCCTGCACTACTAGCCATGGCGGCAAGCGCTCGAGCAACACCATCTCTGCGAGCGGAGCCACGGGGGCGCTCAGTAAGACTAATCCGTGGGCGTAGGTAATCATCGAGAGACTTGAAGGTCGCGATAGCGTGGATCGACACCATGATATTTCGGTACGGGCGAGGGATATCCGACTCCTCATCAGCAACAAGGCGGAGGCGAATCTGCTTTCCGAGCATCGAAGCCGGGCTGCTGTGGTTGCCATCAAAGGTGTTGTGGTGCACAGTTATGACTTCGAAATGCTCTGACCTACTGAGCAAATCCTGAAGCTTGTGGATCATGACACTGAAAGGTGTCGCCGGAGACTCAGCAGTTGCCGTCTTGGGCCTCGACTTGACAGTGTATGCCATGAAGACTTCGAGGAATGTCGACTGGGCTGAGCGGGCCAGCTCTTCATCAGGGTTACTAAAGATTTCGAGCAGAACCCGAACGAGGCCGGATGCCAGAAGCTCCGCGCTAGTAACACTCTCCAAAACATCCGTGTCGAAGTAAGACGCAAGCTTCGTGAACAGCTCCTTTCCTTTGTCGGGCGTGACATTCGAAGAAGAGCGCTTGAGATAATAGGTTTCAAGTTCACCCGCCAACTCTGACAGCGCATCCAGGATCATCGTTGCCTTGGTCTTCATGGCCTGGCCATGGCCTTCGGTCTCGTGGGTCTCCAGGAACTTCTTGGCCACTTCGCGGATGCGGGACTTCATGGACCGCACGTCGGACACAAAGCGATGGAGGGGAATTTCGAGGGACATGGTCGATCCCCGGGAGCTAACAGGGGACATGTCGTCGTTGTGAGCCTCGTCGTTCTCGTTCTCGTgctcttcgtcttcatcctcatccgacGACTCATgttcttcatcgtcttcttcgtcgtgATCAGAGTCCTGGTCTGAGGAGTGTTCGTTTTCTCTCCGTTCCGCCGCCTGTTCACCCTCGCCATTTTGCTTGTCCGTCTCCTCCGGATGTGTCTCGGCAGGTTCCTCCTCGTTTGCGATCTTTGTGATTTCCAGGAAGACGCCTTCGCGGTAGAATTGGTAACGATAGATCTTGTCGAGTCGACTGAGTAGGAGTTCGGCTGCTTGAAGGCCCAACATCACAAGAGATGCGTGGTCCTGTTGTGACAAGATCGAAGCCAGGAAAGATGCGTAGGGGACGGGAGTCAGTGCCTCAACCAAGATATCCTCATCGAGATTAGAGAGCATCTTCAGCTGTGCTGTCAGAACCTTTTGACGAACGCTCAGGTTGACAGTGCTGGAAAAAGCATCGGTCAAGGTagggaagatgatgagggcgAAGCGGCGAACTTCATCTTTGCAGCTCTCCAGAAGCTCGATGCGCTTCTCGTTGGCAGTTCTTCGGTTTCTACCACCT
This window encodes:
- a CDS encoding HECT-type E3 ubiquitin transferase; the protein is MAERKSAGDNEVRLPSTSSTSTAKLSSTAAASLGPQRITRSSARQAASQAAQSSASAPAAATAAAADVPTIPTATPSSRKRKGPTTTDKSPPLPSGSSGRRSKRQKIPEAVSSPATTNNHPPPSRTRRRGKTAADMDSPDNERSGPANPTEPSIPSGSSSRKSSRSKKPTGTSQEPASGATLSTRRSKRNLDNATDQDTVMTGTDENRDPGPPPPPPPPIDHHDDDDSEDNEDDEDEDETRRYDDDDDEDEDPFGGFSGPPGSLSSTLRALTGMMSGLSHRLRELLSSLRSDDLSVQLIALQELSEILLVSNEDNLSGHFSPDAFVKELVTLMNKEDSPEIMLLACRCLANLMEALPASVANVVYGNAVPVLCQKLLEISFIDLAEQALSTLEKISVEYPTSIVREGGLTACLSYLDFFATGTQRTAVTTAANCCRNIPEDSFPVVRDVMPTLLNVLNSNDQRVVEQASLCVSGIVESFKYHPSKLEELVSVDLLRGVLRLLVPGTTNMIGSSIHTQFLRVLAFTARASPRLSAELFKLNVVETLYQILTGVSPPSGTEDVASKLDSVVIMQALIHRPREQIIETLNVICELLPNLPRNADPSFGDFVELQASTESIDGGGRNRRTANEKRIELLESCKDEVRRFALIIFPTLTDAFSSTVNLSVRQKVLTAQLKMLSNLDEDILVEALTPVPYASFLASILSQQDHASLVMLGLQAAELLLSRLDKIYRYQFYREGVFLEITKIANEEEPAETHPEETDKQNGEGEQAAERRENEHSSDQDSDHDEEDDEEHESSDEDEDEEHENENDEAHNDDMSPVSSRGSTMSLEIPLHRFVSDVRSMKSRIREVAKKFLETHETEGHGQAMKTKATMILDALSELAGELETYYLKRSSSNVTPDKGKELFTKLASYFDTDVLESVTSAELLASGLVRVLLEIFSNPDEELARSAQSTFLEVFMAYTVKSRPKTATAESPATPFSVMIHKLQDLLSRSEHFEVITVHHNTFDGNHSSPASMLGKQIRLRLVADEESDIPRPYRNIMVSIHAIATFKSLDDYLRPRISLTERPRGSARRDGVARALAAMASSAGLPLSSAAAARLAAAERTSPFSGGPPIPPPPAAPTPSSSRPLRKLKSQPAPATPDQSAGPSRDKGVLRRSARRHAATSTPPPPRPPPADSDEMQDTLECADEKQLTDDEDAGESSALDAIVGELEEDMEEESTPDDTSAVNMEVATGGHVTARKEDGTRIATPTGSGAPSRAGGPSGGHGTPTPSASSRPLSYSSALQSVPQDWHIEFSLDSKLIPNETTIYRAVHTSASNSDEHLSRSIWSTVHPIKFKRVPGPPPAETLSFTSNVEADGEDEHGIPASLAKHPTTASILRLLNILHDLNSNIEDVLVEHKTSIIGLNVEPLSQFVNTKLTAKLNRQLEEPLIVASNCLPSWSEDLARLYPFLFPFETRHLFLQSTSFGYARSMTRWQNTQSGEDNRRDRNNERPFLGRLQRQKVRISRQKILESALKVMELYGASQSILEVEYFEEVGTGLGPTLEFYSTVSKEFSKRKLKLWREMDSNGSDEFVSGATGLFPRPQSDEEAGTPNGERILHLFKMLGKFVARSMIDSRIIDLHFNPIFFRIGDATLSGVKPSLGAVKIVDPGLARSLKAIKRFALAKKEIDEDPARTAAQKVTDTENIVIDGVKIDDLCLDFTLPGYPSIDLESNGSQKRVTIDNVDSYLEKVIDMTLGSGVRRQVDAFRTGFSQVFPYSALSAFTPDELVTLFGRVDEDWSLETLLDSIKADHGYNMDSKSVKNLLHTMSDFDAAQRRDFLQFTTGSPKLPIGGFKSLTPMFTVVCKPSEHPYTSDDYLPSVMTCVNYLKLPDYSTIDIMKKQLFTAVKEGQGAFHLS